In one Flavobacteriales bacterium genomic region, the following are encoded:
- a CDS encoding phosphatase PAP2 family protein has product MSLWERLDAIDREAFLAINGPHAHALDVVMEAASEMVLWFPLYGFFLWLIIKRHGDKALLWSLPLIALMILCSDKGSVMLFKETVQRLRPCHEPSLSGLVHLVYKDCGGRFGFVSSHASNHFAIALFMIGVLGAKPRWVLGALLGWAMLIAYSRVYLGVHYPGDVLVGGLYGAMIGSFAALIFRRFIAKPRPSVA; this is encoded by the coding sequence ATGAGCCTCTGGGAGCGCCTCGATGCGATCGACCGCGAGGCCTTCCTGGCGATCAACGGCCCGCATGCGCATGCGCTTGACGTGGTCATGGAGGCCGCCAGCGAGATGGTGCTCTGGTTCCCGCTCTATGGCTTCTTCCTCTGGCTCATCATCAAGCGCCACGGCGATAAGGCGCTGCTCTGGTCGCTGCCGCTCATCGCCCTCATGATCCTGTGCAGCGACAAAGGCTCGGTGATGCTCTTCAAGGAGACCGTGCAGCGGCTGCGGCCCTGCCATGAGCCATCGCTCTCCGGCCTGGTGCATCTGGTGTACAAGGACTGCGGCGGCCGATTCGGCTTCGTGTCCTCGCACGCCAGCAACCACTTCGCCATCGCGCTGTTCATGATCGGCGTGCTGGGCGCCAAGCCGCGCTGGGTCCTCGGCGCCCTGCTCGGCTGGGCCATGCTCATCGCGTACAGCCGGGTCTACCTGGGCGTGCATTATCCCGGCGATGTGCTGGTGGGCGGTCTCTACGGGGCGATGATCGGTTCATTCGCGGCGCTCATCTTTCGGCGCTTCATCGCGAAGCCACGACCTTCGGTAGCATGA
- a CDS encoding ABC transporter ATP-binding protein, with amino-acid sequence MANPLLQLRNLPFAHGGRAVLSGVTMDLAVNEVLVVIGPSGCGKTTLLRQVAGLGRPSGGSIVLFGTVLNDDRRHVVPECRPVGMVFQGLEELRNVGLDGLEDRYPHQLSGGQQQRVAIARSQAVRPQVLLMDEPISDLDAHTRQQVRDEVLRILRAHSTAANIVTHDRGDAHHMADRIAEMDQGPIVRNGSAADFKDNRAVQPFEP; translated from the coding sequence ATGGCTAATCCGCTGCTCCAGCTCCGCAACCTCCCATTCGCGCACGGTGGTCGCGCCGTGCTGAGCGGGGTCACGATGGATCTGGCCGTGAACGAAGTGCTCGTGGTGATAGGCCCCAGCGGTTGCGGCAAGACGACCCTGCTCCGGCAGGTGGCCGGCCTGGGGCGGCCCAGCGGTGGGAGCATCGTCCTTTTCGGGACCGTGCTGAACGATGATCGGCGCCATGTGGTGCCTGAGTGCAGGCCGGTGGGCATGGTATTCCAAGGTCTGGAAGAGCTGCGCAACGTGGGGCTCGACGGCCTGGAGGACCGCTATCCGCACCAGCTCAGTGGCGGACAGCAACAGCGCGTGGCCATCGCCCGCTCGCAGGCGGTACGCCCCCAGGTCCTCCTGATGGACGAGCCCATCAGCGACCTCGATGCGCACACCCGGCAGCAGGTGCGCGATGAGGTGCTCCGCATCCTGCGCGCACACAGCACCGCAGCCAACATCGTCACCCACGACCGCGGGGACGCCCACCACATGGCGGACCGCATCGCCGAAATGGACCAAGGGCCGATCGTCCGCAATGGATCCGCCGCCGATTTCAAGGATAACCGGGCCGTGCAGCCCTTCGAGCCATGA
- a CDS encoding alkaline phosphatase family protein: MAAIIAIATCLAQDGLHAQAPAYQQPPKLVVGIVVDQMRTDYIYRYWDNFGEGGFRRLATGGAFLRDAHFDYIPTETGPGHASVYTGTVPGRHGIVANDRFVRSTGTTDYCASAADTVRGVGMDDAIGRRSPRNLFATTIADEIERRFDGRSRTIGIAFKDRGAILPIGRTGDAAYWFAGGTDGAFGTSTWYMRELPDWVQRFNGERLASAYLGRTWDLLLPRDRYHAPLPDDNPYEIPLSGAASPTLPLDLQALHKASGSTGILAYTPWGNTLTTDFALAAIEGEQLGADAVTDLLALSYSSPDILGHRMGPRALEVEDMYLRLDQDIARLLDELDRRVGKGAYTVFLTADHAGVDVPAYLQSLKGSAGYPDVAALERDLNAELVRRFGPGKWVRRMINEQVFLNDSLISARKLDAERVQRAAADHLLRDPLIAEALTAADLARFSYPDGIRRLLQRGFMPQRSGDVLYAYRPGFFEPYGSAPSKGTTHGSGWNYDTHAPIILYGQGIRPGNVLRRTSITDIVPTISMIVGMTLPDACSGTVIPEALIR; this comes from the coding sequence ATGGCGGCGATCATCGCGATCGCTACGTGCCTGGCGCAGGATGGGCTGCACGCCCAGGCTCCCGCCTACCAGCAGCCGCCCAAGCTGGTGGTGGGCATCGTGGTGGACCAGATGCGCACCGACTATATCTACCGCTACTGGGACAACTTCGGGGAAGGAGGGTTCAGGCGCTTGGCGACGGGCGGTGCCTTCCTGCGCGATGCCCACTTCGACTACATCCCCACGGAGACGGGGCCCGGGCATGCCAGCGTGTACACCGGCACCGTTCCGGGGCGCCATGGCATCGTGGCCAATGACCGCTTCGTACGCAGCACAGGCACCACGGACTATTGCGCATCCGCCGCCGATACCGTCCGCGGCGTTGGGATGGATGACGCCATTGGCCGTCGTTCACCGCGCAATCTCTTCGCCACCACCATTGCGGATGAGATCGAGCGCCGCTTCGATGGCAGGAGCCGTACCATCGGCATCGCCTTCAAGGACCGGGGCGCCATCCTGCCCATCGGCCGCACCGGCGATGCAGCCTACTGGTTCGCTGGAGGCACTGACGGCGCCTTCGGAACGAGCACGTGGTACATGCGCGAGCTGCCTGATTGGGTACAGCGCTTCAATGGGGAGCGGTTGGCGAGCGCCTACCTGGGGCGCACGTGGGACCTGCTGCTGCCGCGCGATCGCTACCATGCGCCGCTGCCCGACGACAACCCCTACGAGATACCGCTCAGCGGCGCAGCTTCGCCCACGCTGCCGCTCGATCTGCAGGCGCTCCACAAGGCCAGCGGCTCCACCGGCATCCTGGCCTACACGCCGTGGGGCAACACCCTTACCACCGACTTCGCCCTGGCCGCCATCGAAGGCGAGCAGCTCGGTGCCGATGCGGTGACCGACCTGCTGGCCTTGAGCTACAGCAGCCCCGACATCCTTGGCCACCGGATGGGGCCGCGCGCCCTTGAGGTGGAGGACATGTACCTGCGCCTCGACCAGGATATCGCCCGTCTTCTTGACGAGCTCGACCGCCGCGTCGGCAAGGGCGCATACACCGTGTTCCTCACGGCCGACCATGCCGGCGTGGACGTGCCGGCCTACCTCCAGTCACTCAAGGGCAGTGCGGGTTACCCCGATGTGGCGGCCTTGGAGCGCGACCTCAATGCGGAACTCGTGCGGCGCTTCGGCCCCGGGAAATGGGTGCGCCGCATGATCAATGAGCAGGTGTTCCTGAATGATTCGCTCATCAGCGCACGGAAGCTCGATGCCGAGCGCGTGCAGCGTGCAGCGGCCGATCACCTGCTCCGCGATCCGCTGATCGCCGAGGCCCTCACGGCCGCCGATCTGGCGCGCTTCAGCTACCCCGACGGCATCCGGCGCCTCCTTCAGCGGGGCTTCATGCCGCAGCGAAGCGGCGATGTGCTCTATGCCTATCGGCCAGGCTTCTTCGAGCCCTATGGGTCCGCGCCATCGAAGGGCACCACCCATGGCAGCGGCTGGAATTACGATACGCATGCGCCCATCATCCTTTATGGACAGGGCATCCGGCCGGGCAACGTGCTGCGGCGCACCTCCATCACGGACATCGTGCCCACCATCAGCATGATCGTCGGGATGACCCTGCCCGATGCATGCAGCGGAACCGTCATACCCGAGGCGCTGATCCGCTAG
- the obgE gene encoding GTPase ObgE → MNFIDHIRIECRSGKGGAGSAHLRREKYMPKGGPDGGDGGRGGDVILRGNKQLWTLLHLRYTKHVIAGDGEVGSSNQCSGKSGKDVVVEVPLGTVAKDDGTDEVLFDITEHGQEVVLLKGGRGGLGNQHFHSSTFQTPRFAQPGEPGQQRWFKLELKVLADVGLVGFPNAGKSTLLSVVTAAKPKIADYAFTTLTPNLGIVPYRDHRSFVMADIPGIIEGAHEGKGLGLRFLRHIERNSVLLFMIPADSADIRHDYQVLVNELKEYSPELLDKDRLLAITKCDMLDEVMMAQLRKELPKGVDAVLISSVARIGLDELKDKLWKLLHRPVEQRPQFPEWRA, encoded by the coding sequence ATGAACTTCATCGACCACATCCGCATCGAATGCCGCTCAGGGAAGGGCGGCGCTGGCAGCGCGCACCTCCGGCGCGAGAAGTACATGCCCAAGGGCGGCCCCGATGGCGGTGATGGCGGCAGGGGGGGCGATGTGATCCTGCGTGGGAACAAGCAGCTCTGGACGCTGCTGCACCTGCGCTACACCAAGCACGTGATCGCCGGCGATGGCGAGGTGGGCAGCAGCAACCAATGCAGCGGGAAGAGCGGAAAGGATGTGGTCGTGGAGGTGCCGCTGGGCACCGTGGCCAAGGACGATGGAACGGATGAGGTCCTGTTCGACATCACCGAGCACGGCCAGGAGGTGGTGCTGCTGAAAGGCGGCCGCGGCGGACTGGGCAACCAGCACTTCCACAGCAGCACCTTCCAGACGCCGCGCTTCGCGCAGCCCGGTGAGCCTGGCCAGCAGCGGTGGTTCAAGCTGGAGCTGAAGGTGCTGGCCGATGTAGGCCTCGTGGGCTTCCCCAACGCGGGCAAGAGCACCCTGCTCAGCGTGGTCACCGCCGCCAAGCCCAAGATCGCCGACTATGCCTTCACGACGCTCACGCCCAACCTGGGCATCGTGCCCTACCGCGACCACCGGAGCTTCGTGATGGCCGACATCCCGGGCATCATCGAGGGGGCGCACGAGGGCAAGGGCCTAGGCCTGCGCTTCCTGCGGCACATCGAGCGCAACAGCGTGCTGCTCTTCATGATCCCCGCCGACAGCGCCGATATACGGCACGACTACCAGGTGCTGGTCAACGAGCTGAAGGAATACTCGCCCGAGCTGCTCGACAAGGACCGTTTGCTCGCCATCACCAAGTGCGATATGCTCGACGAGGTGATGATGGCCCAGCTGCGCAAGGAACTGCCCAAGGGCGTTGATGCCGTGCTCATCAGCAGCGTGGCGCGCATCGGCCTGGATGAACTGAAGGACAAGCTGTGGAAGCTCCTGCACAGGCCCGTGGAGCAGCGCCCGCAATTCCCCGAGTGGAGGGCATGA
- a CDS encoding CrcB family protein — translation MNTWIAIFLGGGIGSVARFGITRAVLAVGIKGAFPWATLLANVLATGLLAWLVLRMPHQFDGRDALKAFLAVGFCGGFSTFSTFSYENFLLLREGQTAMAAVNIIVSVAACLAVFHFVARNA, via the coding sequence ATGAACACCTGGATCGCGATCTTCCTCGGCGGCGGCATCGGCAGCGTGGCGCGCTTCGGCATCACGCGCGCCGTGCTGGCGGTCGGCATCAAGGGCGCGTTCCCTTGGGCCACGCTCCTCGCCAACGTGCTGGCTACAGGCCTCCTGGCCTGGCTGGTGCTGCGCATGCCCCATCAGTTCGATGGCCGCGATGCCCTCAAGGCCTTCCTCGCCGTGGGCTTCTGCGGCGGCTTCAGCACCTTCAGCACATTCAGCTATGAGAACTTCCTGCTGCTGCGCGAAGGGCAGACGGCGATGGCGGCGGTCAACATCATCGTCAGCGTGGCGGCATGCCTGGCCGTGTTCCATTTCGTCGCTCGCAATGCCTAA